A single Ziziphus jujuba cultivar Dongzao chromosome 11, ASM3175591v1 DNA region contains:
- the LOC107435607 gene encoding phosphatidate phosphatase PAH1 isoform X5, with translation MNVVGRVGNLISQGVYSVATPFHPFGGAVDVIVVQQQDGTFRSTPWYVRFGKFQGVLKGTEKIVRIAVNGIEANFHMYLDNSGEAYFVKEVDTSKESEINDVDGSDNLDISVEDSRIHGDKQNNGNENGLDIHRLQHSVSDSGVVQLRHDSDSFRADRIERSESDGERRFYEFPDDQSSLEGSVELSEYGSNRYESLDNENVVESQNLNSEVVLVSVDGHMLTAPITASEQDTENVQLSTPQFHLGPGESTEFCDGNDDEFSSGENVWSVDYISKLNESTTSDAPDNVWSVKNDDTTTRIRHHMEVCEGEVEHVCIETLDSATKEGDFQLQTDLADASVKIKKGEVFKSCLELSEFRKEDKLADFENVSPSLEVRNSPEKFHQTLPLTDETEDDVKFENNDGQSPSYSSVSANNDLPSDLQVEAGSVERNEVGAEHTGIDFISVQSVDNNPECKDEGTSAIINNTDSAVQKPVVEDEFGGSELMKSLTINSSQETKTHSSISFEMSLCRNELHAGMGLDAAAEAFDAHRISAEEYESSAAAIVKNENLIIRFKGRYLPWEKAAPIVLGKAAFDIGLPVDPKDAISVEQDSTPKPRDEDSVLTPTSSGRRWRLWPIPFRRVKTLEHTSSNSSNDEEFVDSESVLQNSQTEVTPKSHSSNESPHKQFVDAHIYLWKWNARIVISDVDGTITKSDVLGQFMPLVGKDWTQSGVAKLFSAIKENGYQLLFLSARAIVQAYLTRSFLLNLKQDGKALPNGPVVISPDGLFPSLFREVIRRAPHEFKIACLEDIRRLFPSDYNPFYAGFGNRDTDELSYRKIGIPKGKIFIINPKGEVAISHRIDVKSYTSLHTLVNDMFPPTSLGEQEDYNQWNFWRVPLPDVEL, from the exons ATGAATGTGGTGGGTAGAGTTGGGAACCTGATTTCCCAAGGTGTTTACTCTGTTGCCACCCCTTTTCATCCCTTTGGTGGTGCTGTTGATGTCATTGTTGTTCAGCAACAGGATGGGACATTCCGAAGCACGCCATGGTATGTTAGGTTTGGTAAATTTCAAGGTGTTCTCAAAGGCACCGAGAAGATTGTGCGCATAGCTGTAAATGGCATTGAAGCCAATTTCCATATGTATCTTGATAATTCAGGTGAGGCCTATTTTGTCAAGGAGGTTGATACTAGTAAAGAAAGTGAGATAAATGATGTGGATGGTTCTgataatttggacatttcagtAGAGGATAGTAGAATACATGGGGATAAGCAGAATAATGGTAATGAGAATGGCCTTGATATTCATAGACTTCAGCATAGTGTCTCTGATTCTGGGGTGGTTCAATTGCGACATGATAGCGATTCCTTCAGGGCAGACCGAATAGAGAGGTCAGAGTCTGATGGTGAGCGTAGGTTTTATGAATTCCCAGATGATCAATCTTCTCTCGAGGGTTCAGTTGAGTTGTCAGAGTATGGGTCTAATCGATATGAGAGTTTGGACAATGAGAATGTTGTGGAATCACAGAATTTGAATTCAGAAGTTGTATTAGTGAGTGTTGATGGTCATATGCTGACAGCCCCCATCACAGCATCAGAACAGGATACCGAGAATGTGCAATTAAGCACACCTCAGTTTCATCTTGGCCCTGGTGAAAGCACTGAGTTCTGTGATGGCAATGATGATGAGTTTAGTTCAGGTGAAAATGTTTGGTCTGTTGATTACATTAGTAAGCTGAATGAATCTACTACTAGTGATGCGCCTGATAATGTTTGGAGTGTTAAGAATGATGATACTACTACAAGGATTCGGCACCATATGGAAGTTTGTGAAGGAGAGGTAGAACATGTCTGTATTGAAACTTTAGACTCTGCAACTAAGGAAGGAGATTTCCAGTTGCAGACTGATTTAGCAGATGCATCTGTGAAAATAAAGAAGGGAGAAGTTTTCAAGAGTTGTTTGGAGCTATCAGAATTTAGGAAAGAGGATAAACTTGCTGATTTTGAAAATGTGAGCCCCTCATTGGAGGTTCGAAACTCTCCAGAGAAATTTCACCAAACTCTTCCACTGACTGATGAAACTGAAGATGAtgtcaaatttgaaaataatgatGGGCAATCTCCTTCCTATAGTTCTGTTTCGGCTAATAATGATTTGCCTTCCGATTTACAAGTTGAGGCTGGATCAGTTGAAAGGAATGAGGTTGGTGCAGAACATACTGGGATTGACTTCATTTCTGTTCAATCAGTTGATAATAATCCAGAGTGCAAGGATGAAGGAACATCAGCCATAATCAATAATACAGACAGTGCTGTGCAAAAACCTGTGGTAGAAGATGAATTTGGTGGAAGTGAGCTAATGAAATCTCTGACAATAAATTCAAGTCAAGAGACAAAAACTCATTCAAGTATAA GTTTTGAAATGTCGCTCTGTCGGAATGAACTTCATGCAGGTATGGGCTTGGATGCTGCTgctgaagcctttgatgcacaTCGAATATCTGCAGAGGAGTATGAAAGTTCTGCTGCAGCAATTGTTAAGAATGAAAACTTGATTATTAGATTTAAAGGGAGGTATTTGCCATGGGAAAAAGCTGCTCCTATTGTTCTTGGAAAGGCTGCATTCGATATAGGTCTACCTGTTGATCCTAAAGATGCAATTTCTGTGGAACAGGATAGCACACCAAAGCCAAGAGATGAAGACTCTGTACTCACTCCCACTTCTTCTGGACGTAGGTGGAGGCTTTGGCCTATTCCATTCAGAAGGGTCAAAACACTAGAGCACACTAGCAGTAATTCATCAAATGATGAGGAATTCGTTGATTCGGAATCTGTTTTACAGAATTCACAAACAGAAGTAACTCCAAAATCCCATAGCAGCAATGAGTCTCCTCACAAGCAATTT GTTGATGCACATATTTACTTGTGGAAGTGGAATGCACGAATTGTAATTTCTGATGTTGATGGAACAATAACCAA GTCTGATGTTTTAGGTCAGTTCATgccattggttggaaaggattGGACACAGTCTGGGGTAGCTAAACTTTTCTCTGCAATTAAG GAAAATGGATACCAGCTACTGTTTCTAAGTGCACGAGCTATTGTCCAGGCATATCTGACTAGAAGTTTTTTACTTAATCTAAAACAG GATGGAAAAGCTTTACCTAATGGACCCGTTGTGATCTCGCCTGATGGATTATTTCCTTCATTATTCCGTGAAG TAATAAGAAGAGCACCTCATGAATTCAAGATTGCATGCTTAGAG GATATTAGAAGACTCTTCCCTTCTGACTACAATCCATTTTATGCGGGTTTTGGAAATAGAGACACAGATGAGCTGAGTTACAGAAAAATTGGGATTCCAAAGggcaaaatatttataatcaaCCCTAAG GGTGAAGTGGCCATTAGTCATCGCATTGATGTCAAATCGTACACTTCTTTACACACTCTTGTTAACGATATGTTCCCGCCAACTTCACTGGGTGAGCAG GAAGACTACAACCAATGGAATTTCTGGAGGGTGCCACTGCCAGACGTTGAGTTATAG
- the LOC107435607 gene encoding phosphatidate phosphatase PAH1 isoform X1 has translation MNVVGRVGNLISQGVYSVATPFHPFGGAVDVIVVQQQDGTFRSTPWYVRFGKFQGVLKGTEKIVRIAVNGIEANFHMYLDNSGEAYFVKEVDTSKESEINDVDGSDNLDISVEDSRIHGDKQNNGNENGLDIHRLQHSVSDSGVVQLRHDSDSFRADRIERSESDGERRFYEFPDDQSSLEGSVELSEYGSNRYESLDNENVVESQNLNSEVVLVSVDGHMLTAPITASEQDTENVQLSTPQFHLGPGESTEFCDGNDDEFSSGENVWSVDYISKLNESTTSDAPDNVWSVKNDDTTTRIRHHMEVCEGEVEHVCIETLDSATKEGDFQLQTDLADASVKIKKGEVFKSCLELSEFRKEDKLADFENVSPSLEVRNSPEKFHQTLPLTDETEDDVKFENNDGQSPSYSSVSANNDLPSDLQVEAGSVERNEVGAEHTGIDFISVQSVDNNPECKDEGTSAIINNTDSAVQKPVVEDEFGGSELMKSLTINSSQETKTHSSISFEMSLCRNELHAGMGLDAAAEAFDAHRISAEEYESSAAAIVKNENLIIRFKGRYLPWEKAAPIVLGKAAFDIGLPVDPKDAISVEQDSTPKPRDEDSVLTPTSSGRRWRLWPIPFRRVKTLEHTSSNSSNDEEFVDSESVLQNSQTEVTPKSHSSNESPHKQFVRTNVPTNEQIASLNLKEGQNIITFSFSTRVLGTQQVDAHIYLWKWNARIVISDVDGTITKSDVLGQFMPLVGKDWTQSGVAKLFSAIKENGYQLLFLSARAIVQAYLTRSFLLNLKQDGKALPNGPVVISPDGLFPSLFREVIRRAPHEFKIACLEDIRRLFPSDYNPFYAGFGNRDTDELSYRKIGIPKGKIFIINPKGEVAISHRIDVKSYTSLHTLVNDMFPPTSLGEQEDYNQWNFWRVPLPDVEL, from the exons ATGAATGTGGTGGGTAGAGTTGGGAACCTGATTTCCCAAGGTGTTTACTCTGTTGCCACCCCTTTTCATCCCTTTGGTGGTGCTGTTGATGTCATTGTTGTTCAGCAACAGGATGGGACATTCCGAAGCACGCCATGGTATGTTAGGTTTGGTAAATTTCAAGGTGTTCTCAAAGGCACCGAGAAGATTGTGCGCATAGCTGTAAATGGCATTGAAGCCAATTTCCATATGTATCTTGATAATTCAGGTGAGGCCTATTTTGTCAAGGAGGTTGATACTAGTAAAGAAAGTGAGATAAATGATGTGGATGGTTCTgataatttggacatttcagtAGAGGATAGTAGAATACATGGGGATAAGCAGAATAATGGTAATGAGAATGGCCTTGATATTCATAGACTTCAGCATAGTGTCTCTGATTCTGGGGTGGTTCAATTGCGACATGATAGCGATTCCTTCAGGGCAGACCGAATAGAGAGGTCAGAGTCTGATGGTGAGCGTAGGTTTTATGAATTCCCAGATGATCAATCTTCTCTCGAGGGTTCAGTTGAGTTGTCAGAGTATGGGTCTAATCGATATGAGAGTTTGGACAATGAGAATGTTGTGGAATCACAGAATTTGAATTCAGAAGTTGTATTAGTGAGTGTTGATGGTCATATGCTGACAGCCCCCATCACAGCATCAGAACAGGATACCGAGAATGTGCAATTAAGCACACCTCAGTTTCATCTTGGCCCTGGTGAAAGCACTGAGTTCTGTGATGGCAATGATGATGAGTTTAGTTCAGGTGAAAATGTTTGGTCTGTTGATTACATTAGTAAGCTGAATGAATCTACTACTAGTGATGCGCCTGATAATGTTTGGAGTGTTAAGAATGATGATACTACTACAAGGATTCGGCACCATATGGAAGTTTGTGAAGGAGAGGTAGAACATGTCTGTATTGAAACTTTAGACTCTGCAACTAAGGAAGGAGATTTCCAGTTGCAGACTGATTTAGCAGATGCATCTGTGAAAATAAAGAAGGGAGAAGTTTTCAAGAGTTGTTTGGAGCTATCAGAATTTAGGAAAGAGGATAAACTTGCTGATTTTGAAAATGTGAGCCCCTCATTGGAGGTTCGAAACTCTCCAGAGAAATTTCACCAAACTCTTCCACTGACTGATGAAACTGAAGATGAtgtcaaatttgaaaataatgatGGGCAATCTCCTTCCTATAGTTCTGTTTCGGCTAATAATGATTTGCCTTCCGATTTACAAGTTGAGGCTGGATCAGTTGAAAGGAATGAGGTTGGTGCAGAACATACTGGGATTGACTTCATTTCTGTTCAATCAGTTGATAATAATCCAGAGTGCAAGGATGAAGGAACATCAGCCATAATCAATAATACAGACAGTGCTGTGCAAAAACCTGTGGTAGAAGATGAATTTGGTGGAAGTGAGCTAATGAAATCTCTGACAATAAATTCAAGTCAAGAGACAAAAACTCATTCAAGTATAA GTTTTGAAATGTCGCTCTGTCGGAATGAACTTCATGCAGGTATGGGCTTGGATGCTGCTgctgaagcctttgatgcacaTCGAATATCTGCAGAGGAGTATGAAAGTTCTGCTGCAGCAATTGTTAAGAATGAAAACTTGATTATTAGATTTAAAGGGAGGTATTTGCCATGGGAAAAAGCTGCTCCTATTGTTCTTGGAAAGGCTGCATTCGATATAGGTCTACCTGTTGATCCTAAAGATGCAATTTCTGTGGAACAGGATAGCACACCAAAGCCAAGAGATGAAGACTCTGTACTCACTCCCACTTCTTCTGGACGTAGGTGGAGGCTTTGGCCTATTCCATTCAGAAGGGTCAAAACACTAGAGCACACTAGCAGTAATTCATCAAATGATGAGGAATTCGTTGATTCGGAATCTGTTTTACAGAATTCACAAACAGAAGTAACTCCAAAATCCCATAGCAGCAATGAGTCTCCTCACAAGCAATTTGTAAGAACAAATGTCCCTACTAATGAGCAGATAGCATCTTTGAATCTAAAAGAAGGTCAAAATATCATAACTTTCAGTTTCTCTACCAGGGTTCTAGGAACACAACAG GTTGATGCACATATTTACTTGTGGAAGTGGAATGCACGAATTGTAATTTCTGATGTTGATGGAACAATAACCAA GTCTGATGTTTTAGGTCAGTTCATgccattggttggaaaggattGGACACAGTCTGGGGTAGCTAAACTTTTCTCTGCAATTAAG GAAAATGGATACCAGCTACTGTTTCTAAGTGCACGAGCTATTGTCCAGGCATATCTGACTAGAAGTTTTTTACTTAATCTAAAACAG GATGGAAAAGCTTTACCTAATGGACCCGTTGTGATCTCGCCTGATGGATTATTTCCTTCATTATTCCGTGAAG TAATAAGAAGAGCACCTCATGAATTCAAGATTGCATGCTTAGAG GATATTAGAAGACTCTTCCCTTCTGACTACAATCCATTTTATGCGGGTTTTGGAAATAGAGACACAGATGAGCTGAGTTACAGAAAAATTGGGATTCCAAAGggcaaaatatttataatcaaCCCTAAG GGTGAAGTGGCCATTAGTCATCGCATTGATGTCAAATCGTACACTTCTTTACACACTCTTGTTAACGATATGTTCCCGCCAACTTCACTGGGTGAGCAG GAAGACTACAACCAATGGAATTTCTGGAGGGTGCCACTGCCAGACGTTGAGTTATAG
- the LOC107435607 gene encoding phosphatidate phosphatase PAH1 isoform X3, with protein MNVVGRVGNLISQGVYSVATPFHPFGGAVDVIVVQQQDGTFRSTPWYVRFGKFQGVLKGTEKIVRIAVNGIEANFHMYLDNSGEAYFVKEVDTSKESEINDVDGSDNLDISVEDSRIHGDKQNNGNENGLDIHRLQHSVSDSGVVQLRHDSDSFRADRIERSESDGERRFYEFPDDQSSLEGSVELSEYGSNRYESLDNENVVESQNLNSEVVLVSVDGHMLTAPITASEQDTENVQLSTPQFHLGPGESTEFCDGNDDEFSSGENVWSVDYISKLNESTTSDAPDNVWSVKNDDTTTRIRHHMEVCEGEVEHVCIETLDSATKEGDFQLQTDLADASVKIKKGEVFKSCLELSEFRKEDKLADFENVSPSLEVRNSPEKFHQTLPLTDETEDDVKFENNDGQSPSYSSVSANNDLPSDLQVEAGSVERNEVGAEHTGIDFISVQSVDNNPECKDEGTSAIINNTDSAVQKPVVEDEFGGSELMKSLTINSSQETKTHSSFEMSLCRNELHAGMGLDAAAEAFDAHRISAEEYESSAAAIVKNENLIIRFKGRYLPWEKAAPIVLGKAAFDIGLPVDPKDAISVEQDSTPKPRDEDSVLTPTSSGRRWRLWPIPFRRVKTLEHTSSNSSNDEEFVDSESVLQNSQTEVTPKSHSSNESPHKQFVRTNVPTNEQIASLNLKEGQNIITFSFSTRVLGTQQVDAHIYLWKWNARIVISDVDGTITKSDVLGQFMPLVGKDWTQSGVAKLFSAIKENGYQLLFLSARAIVQAYLTRSFLLNLKQDGKALPNGPVVISPDGLFPSLFREVIRRAPHEFKIACLEDIRRLFPSDYNPFYAGFGNRDTDELSYRKIGIPKGKIFIINPKGEVAISHRIDVKSYTSLHTLVNDMFPPTSLGEQEDYNQWNFWRVPLPDVEL; from the exons ATGAATGTGGTGGGTAGAGTTGGGAACCTGATTTCCCAAGGTGTTTACTCTGTTGCCACCCCTTTTCATCCCTTTGGTGGTGCTGTTGATGTCATTGTTGTTCAGCAACAGGATGGGACATTCCGAAGCACGCCATGGTATGTTAGGTTTGGTAAATTTCAAGGTGTTCTCAAAGGCACCGAGAAGATTGTGCGCATAGCTGTAAATGGCATTGAAGCCAATTTCCATATGTATCTTGATAATTCAGGTGAGGCCTATTTTGTCAAGGAGGTTGATACTAGTAAAGAAAGTGAGATAAATGATGTGGATGGTTCTgataatttggacatttcagtAGAGGATAGTAGAATACATGGGGATAAGCAGAATAATGGTAATGAGAATGGCCTTGATATTCATAGACTTCAGCATAGTGTCTCTGATTCTGGGGTGGTTCAATTGCGACATGATAGCGATTCCTTCAGGGCAGACCGAATAGAGAGGTCAGAGTCTGATGGTGAGCGTAGGTTTTATGAATTCCCAGATGATCAATCTTCTCTCGAGGGTTCAGTTGAGTTGTCAGAGTATGGGTCTAATCGATATGAGAGTTTGGACAATGAGAATGTTGTGGAATCACAGAATTTGAATTCAGAAGTTGTATTAGTGAGTGTTGATGGTCATATGCTGACAGCCCCCATCACAGCATCAGAACAGGATACCGAGAATGTGCAATTAAGCACACCTCAGTTTCATCTTGGCCCTGGTGAAAGCACTGAGTTCTGTGATGGCAATGATGATGAGTTTAGTTCAGGTGAAAATGTTTGGTCTGTTGATTACATTAGTAAGCTGAATGAATCTACTACTAGTGATGCGCCTGATAATGTTTGGAGTGTTAAGAATGATGATACTACTACAAGGATTCGGCACCATATGGAAGTTTGTGAAGGAGAGGTAGAACATGTCTGTATTGAAACTTTAGACTCTGCAACTAAGGAAGGAGATTTCCAGTTGCAGACTGATTTAGCAGATGCATCTGTGAAAATAAAGAAGGGAGAAGTTTTCAAGAGTTGTTTGGAGCTATCAGAATTTAGGAAAGAGGATAAACTTGCTGATTTTGAAAATGTGAGCCCCTCATTGGAGGTTCGAAACTCTCCAGAGAAATTTCACCAAACTCTTCCACTGACTGATGAAACTGAAGATGAtgtcaaatttgaaaataatgatGGGCAATCTCCTTCCTATAGTTCTGTTTCGGCTAATAATGATTTGCCTTCCGATTTACAAGTTGAGGCTGGATCAGTTGAAAGGAATGAGGTTGGTGCAGAACATACTGGGATTGACTTCATTTCTGTTCAATCAGTTGATAATAATCCAGAGTGCAAGGATGAAGGAACATCAGCCATAATCAATAATACAGACAGTGCTGTGCAAAAACCTGTGGTAGAAGATGAATTTGGTGGAAGTGAGCTAATGAAATCTCTGACAATAAATTCAAGTCAAGAGACAAAAACTCATTCAA GTTTTGAAATGTCGCTCTGTCGGAATGAACTTCATGCAGGTATGGGCTTGGATGCTGCTgctgaagcctttgatgcacaTCGAATATCTGCAGAGGAGTATGAAAGTTCTGCTGCAGCAATTGTTAAGAATGAAAACTTGATTATTAGATTTAAAGGGAGGTATTTGCCATGGGAAAAAGCTGCTCCTATTGTTCTTGGAAAGGCTGCATTCGATATAGGTCTACCTGTTGATCCTAAAGATGCAATTTCTGTGGAACAGGATAGCACACCAAAGCCAAGAGATGAAGACTCTGTACTCACTCCCACTTCTTCTGGACGTAGGTGGAGGCTTTGGCCTATTCCATTCAGAAGGGTCAAAACACTAGAGCACACTAGCAGTAATTCATCAAATGATGAGGAATTCGTTGATTCGGAATCTGTTTTACAGAATTCACAAACAGAAGTAACTCCAAAATCCCATAGCAGCAATGAGTCTCCTCACAAGCAATTTGTAAGAACAAATGTCCCTACTAATGAGCAGATAGCATCTTTGAATCTAAAAGAAGGTCAAAATATCATAACTTTCAGTTTCTCTACCAGGGTTCTAGGAACACAACAG GTTGATGCACATATTTACTTGTGGAAGTGGAATGCACGAATTGTAATTTCTGATGTTGATGGAACAATAACCAA GTCTGATGTTTTAGGTCAGTTCATgccattggttggaaaggattGGACACAGTCTGGGGTAGCTAAACTTTTCTCTGCAATTAAG GAAAATGGATACCAGCTACTGTTTCTAAGTGCACGAGCTATTGTCCAGGCATATCTGACTAGAAGTTTTTTACTTAATCTAAAACAG GATGGAAAAGCTTTACCTAATGGACCCGTTGTGATCTCGCCTGATGGATTATTTCCTTCATTATTCCGTGAAG TAATAAGAAGAGCACCTCATGAATTCAAGATTGCATGCTTAGAG GATATTAGAAGACTCTTCCCTTCTGACTACAATCCATTTTATGCGGGTTTTGGAAATAGAGACACAGATGAGCTGAGTTACAGAAAAATTGGGATTCCAAAGggcaaaatatttataatcaaCCCTAAG GGTGAAGTGGCCATTAGTCATCGCATTGATGTCAAATCGTACACTTCTTTACACACTCTTGTTAACGATATGTTCCCGCCAACTTCACTGGGTGAGCAG GAAGACTACAACCAATGGAATTTCTGGAGGGTGCCACTGCCAGACGTTGAGTTATAG
- the LOC107435607 gene encoding phosphatidate phosphatase PAH1 isoform X2 produces MNVVGRVGNLISQGVYSVATPFHPFGGAVDVIVVQQQDGTFRSTPWYVRFGKFQGVLKGTEKIVRIAVNGIEANFHMYLDNSGEAYFVKEVDTSKESEINDVDGSDNLDISVEDSRIHGDKQNNGNENGLDIHRLQHSVSDSGVVQLRHDSDSFRADRIERSESDGERRFYEFPDDQSSLEGSVELSEYGSNRYESLDNENVVESQNLNSEVVLVSVDGHMLTAPITASEQDTENVQLSTPQFHLGPGESTEFCDGNDDEFSSGENVWSVDYISKLNESTTSDAPDNVWSVKNDDTTTRIRHHMEVCEGEVEHVCIETLDSATKEGDFQLQTDLADASVKIKKGEVFKSCLELSEFRKEDKLADFENVSPSLEVRNSPEKFHQTLPLTDETEDDVKFENNDGQSPSYSSVSANNDLPSDLQVEAGSVERNEVGAEHTGIDFISVQSVDNNPECKDEGTSAIINNTDSAVQKPVVEDEFGGSELMKSLTINSSQETKTHSSISFEMSLCRNELHAGMGLDAAAEAFDAHRISAEEYESSAAAIVKNENLIIRFKGRYLPWEKAAPIVLGKAAFDIGLPVDPKDAISVEQDSTPKPRDEDSVLTPTSSGRRWRLWPIPFRRVKTLEHTSSNSSNDEEFVDSESVLQNSQTEVTPKSHSSNESPHKQFVRTNVPTNEQIASLNLKEGQNIITFSFSTRVLGTQQVDAHIYLWKWNARIVISDVDGTITKSDVLGQFMPLVGKDWTQSGVAKLFSAIKENGYQLLFLSARAIVQAYLTRSFLLNLKQDGKALPNGPVVISPDGLFPSLFREVIRRAPHEFKIACLEDIRRLFPSDYNPFYAGFGNRDTDELSYRKIGIPKGKIFIINPKGEVAISHRIDVKSYTSLHTLVNDMFPPTSLGEQANYNQWNFWRVPLPDVEL; encoded by the exons ATGAATGTGGTGGGTAGAGTTGGGAACCTGATTTCCCAAGGTGTTTACTCTGTTGCCACCCCTTTTCATCCCTTTGGTGGTGCTGTTGATGTCATTGTTGTTCAGCAACAGGATGGGACATTCCGAAGCACGCCATGGTATGTTAGGTTTGGTAAATTTCAAGGTGTTCTCAAAGGCACCGAGAAGATTGTGCGCATAGCTGTAAATGGCATTGAAGCCAATTTCCATATGTATCTTGATAATTCAGGTGAGGCCTATTTTGTCAAGGAGGTTGATACTAGTAAAGAAAGTGAGATAAATGATGTGGATGGTTCTgataatttggacatttcagtAGAGGATAGTAGAATACATGGGGATAAGCAGAATAATGGTAATGAGAATGGCCTTGATATTCATAGACTTCAGCATAGTGTCTCTGATTCTGGGGTGGTTCAATTGCGACATGATAGCGATTCCTTCAGGGCAGACCGAATAGAGAGGTCAGAGTCTGATGGTGAGCGTAGGTTTTATGAATTCCCAGATGATCAATCTTCTCTCGAGGGTTCAGTTGAGTTGTCAGAGTATGGGTCTAATCGATATGAGAGTTTGGACAATGAGAATGTTGTGGAATCACAGAATTTGAATTCAGAAGTTGTATTAGTGAGTGTTGATGGTCATATGCTGACAGCCCCCATCACAGCATCAGAACAGGATACCGAGAATGTGCAATTAAGCACACCTCAGTTTCATCTTGGCCCTGGTGAAAGCACTGAGTTCTGTGATGGCAATGATGATGAGTTTAGTTCAGGTGAAAATGTTTGGTCTGTTGATTACATTAGTAAGCTGAATGAATCTACTACTAGTGATGCGCCTGATAATGTTTGGAGTGTTAAGAATGATGATACTACTACAAGGATTCGGCACCATATGGAAGTTTGTGAAGGAGAGGTAGAACATGTCTGTATTGAAACTTTAGACTCTGCAACTAAGGAAGGAGATTTCCAGTTGCAGACTGATTTAGCAGATGCATCTGTGAAAATAAAGAAGGGAGAAGTTTTCAAGAGTTGTTTGGAGCTATCAGAATTTAGGAAAGAGGATAAACTTGCTGATTTTGAAAATGTGAGCCCCTCATTGGAGGTTCGAAACTCTCCAGAGAAATTTCACCAAACTCTTCCACTGACTGATGAAACTGAAGATGAtgtcaaatttgaaaataatgatGGGCAATCTCCTTCCTATAGTTCTGTTTCGGCTAATAATGATTTGCCTTCCGATTTACAAGTTGAGGCTGGATCAGTTGAAAGGAATGAGGTTGGTGCAGAACATACTGGGATTGACTTCATTTCTGTTCAATCAGTTGATAATAATCCAGAGTGCAAGGATGAAGGAACATCAGCCATAATCAATAATACAGACAGTGCTGTGCAAAAACCTGTGGTAGAAGATGAATTTGGTGGAAGTGAGCTAATGAAATCTCTGACAATAAATTCAAGTCAAGAGACAAAAACTCATTCAAGTATAA GTTTTGAAATGTCGCTCTGTCGGAATGAACTTCATGCAGGTATGGGCTTGGATGCTGCTgctgaagcctttgatgcacaTCGAATATCTGCAGAGGAGTATGAAAGTTCTGCTGCAGCAATTGTTAAGAATGAAAACTTGATTATTAGATTTAAAGGGAGGTATTTGCCATGGGAAAAAGCTGCTCCTATTGTTCTTGGAAAGGCTGCATTCGATATAGGTCTACCTGTTGATCCTAAAGATGCAATTTCTGTGGAACAGGATAGCACACCAAAGCCAAGAGATGAAGACTCTGTACTCACTCCCACTTCTTCTGGACGTAGGTGGAGGCTTTGGCCTATTCCATTCAGAAGGGTCAAAACACTAGAGCACACTAGCAGTAATTCATCAAATGATGAGGAATTCGTTGATTCGGAATCTGTTTTACAGAATTCACAAACAGAAGTAACTCCAAAATCCCATAGCAGCAATGAGTCTCCTCACAAGCAATTTGTAAGAACAAATGTCCCTACTAATGAGCAGATAGCATCTTTGAATCTAAAAGAAGGTCAAAATATCATAACTTTCAGTTTCTCTACCAGGGTTCTAGGAACACAACAG GTTGATGCACATATTTACTTGTGGAAGTGGAATGCACGAATTGTAATTTCTGATGTTGATGGAACAATAACCAA GTCTGATGTTTTAGGTCAGTTCATgccattggttggaaaggattGGACACAGTCTGGGGTAGCTAAACTTTTCTCTGCAATTAAG GAAAATGGATACCAGCTACTGTTTCTAAGTGCACGAGCTATTGTCCAGGCATATCTGACTAGAAGTTTTTTACTTAATCTAAAACAG GATGGAAAAGCTTTACCTAATGGACCCGTTGTGATCTCGCCTGATGGATTATTTCCTTCATTATTCCGTGAAG TAATAAGAAGAGCACCTCATGAATTCAAGATTGCATGCTTAGAG GATATTAGAAGACTCTTCCCTTCTGACTACAATCCATTTTATGCGGGTTTTGGAAATAGAGACACAGATGAGCTGAGTTACAGAAAAATTGGGATTCCAAAGggcaaaatatttataatcaaCCCTAAG GGTGAAGTGGCCATTAGTCATCGCATTGATGTCAAATCGTACACTTCTTTACACACTCTTGTTAACGATATGTTCCCGCCAACTTCACTGGGTGAGCAGGCAA ACTACAACCAATGGAATTTCTGGAGGGTGCCACTGCCAGACGTTGAGTTATAG